One genomic region from Xenopus laevis strain J_2021 chromosome 2L, Xenopus_laevis_v10.1, whole genome shotgun sequence encodes:
- the ecrg4.L gene encoding augurin precursor has translation MVVLLFLLVILLCPDSTNGNKLRKMLQKREAVEPSKPIVSVKESKANEFLNSLKRPKRQLWDRTRPEVQQWYQQFLYMGFDEAKYEDDMSYWKNQGRGGSEYYGGFHQHHYDEDAAIGPRNPYTYRHGAGVNYDDY, from the exons ATGGTGGTTCTGCTTTTCCTTCTTGTAATATTGCTATGTCCCG acagtACAAATGGAAACAAACTTAGGAAGATGCTGCAGAAGAGAGAAG CTGTGGAGCCATCTAAACCCATTGTTTCAGTGAAAGAAAGCAAAGCTAATGAGTTCTTGAATTCTCTAAAGAGGCCAAAACGTCAACTTTGGGATAGGACTCGACCTGAAGTGCAGCAGTGGTACCAACAATTTCTCTACATGGGTTTTGATGAAGCA AAATATGAAGATGATATGTCTTACTGGAAGAATCAGGGACGTGGAGGCAGTGAATACTATGGAGGCTTCCACCAGCATCACTATGATGAAGATGCTGCTATTGGGCCACGCAACCCATATACTTACAGGCATGGAGCTGGAGTCAACTATGATGATTATTAG